A single window of Haliotis asinina isolate JCU_RB_2024 chromosome 5, JCU_Hal_asi_v2, whole genome shotgun sequence DNA harbors:
- the LOC137283327 gene encoding uncharacterized protein, whose product MNNRLLLLLLLLLLLQRRREATASTTIATATAVAAGATAAATDETSAAAAATAGATAATDETSAAAAATAGATAATTTTATTTAGATASGATASVGATATAATVEATAGATAAATTAAAADDDEVTAAISVTGIARGHGNRTETLYSNPHSSIGIQNSIEFKQLTYGSMTFGCVTSLLYAQSLETLNGN is encoded by the exons ATGAACAATCGACTACTAttattactactacttctactgctactacaaaGACGACGCGAAgctactgcttctactactattgctactgctactgctgtcgCTGCTggtgctactgctgctgctactgatgAGActagtgctgctgctgctgctacagctggtgctactgctgctactgatgAGActagtgctgctgctgctgctacagctggtgctactgctgctactactactactgctactactactgctggtgCTACTGCTAGTGGTGCTACTGCTTCTGTTggtgctactgctactgctgctactgttgaGGCTACTGCTggtgctactgctgctgctactactgctgctgccgctgatgatgatgaggttACTGCTG CAATCAGTGTCACTGGTATTGCCAGGGGTCATGGCAACAGAACAGAGACATTATATTCCAACCCCCATAGCAGTATTGGGATACAGAACAGTATTGAGTTCAAACAGCTGACATATGGCAGCATGACTTTCGGTTGTGTGACATCGTTGTTGTACGCCCAGTCATTGGAAACACTGAATGGAAACTGA